The Haloarcula sp. CBA1127 genomic interval CGTCGTCGCTGCCCGGCGCGGTGTCGGTCTTGTCTTTCGGCGTCGCGTACTCTCGGACGTACGCGAGCAGTTCTTCCGGCGTGGCGTCGACGCCCTGTCTGGCGAAGAAGTTCGCGACGTTGCGGCAGTCCCGTTCCAGAAAGTCGTCGGCGTTGGGATGGTGGATGGTCACCGCTTGCCCGAGGTCGATGATATACAACTGGCCTTCGTGGAAGACGATGTTGTACTCAGAGAGGTCGCCGTGGACGAGGCCGGCGTCGTACAGCCGGCGGGTGTACTCCTTGACGACCTCGTAGGCTGTTTCGGGGTTCTCGATGTGAACCTCACTGAGACGCTTGCTACGGCCCTCCTCGGTCCCGAGATACTCCATCACGAGGACATTCCGCTCGACAGCAATGGGCTCTGGCGTCCGGACGCCGGCCCGGCGGGCGCGCTTGAGATTCGACGACTCCTTGCGAACCCACGCGGTGACGACCTTCTTCTTGTCCGAGCCGATACCCTCGAAGCGGGGGTCGCCGTCAAGATAGCTCCGCATATCCTTGAAATCGGAGGCGTTGATGCGGTATACTTTGACTGCGACCTCCGTCTCGCCCGACAGTGCCGTGTAGACGTTGGCTTCCTTGCCTGTCGATATCGGCCCGCCGAAGGCGTCGATATGGCCGTCCTGTACGAGCTTGTACAGCGCGCCGTAGGTGGCGTCGTCGAAGACGCTGGCCTCGACCTTGAACTGGTCGGCGTCCTTGATGCGCTTGCGGAACTCGCTGAACTCGCGGTCCCGTTTGCGGGCGATACGGTCGGCTTCCGTGTCGGAAACATCGACCTCTTCCCATTCGTCACCTGGTGAGTCGACGTCGTCCGTATCGAGCAGGCCGAACTGCCCCTCTGTCACGCTTGTGCCTCCGTCGAGCGCGCGGCCAGATACATATCAGGCTACTCCTGGATGTGGCCCTCCTCACGCAGTTGGTCGGCGTCCTGTTTCTCATAGCGCCACGTGATGTCGGCTTTCTCGTCTTGCCAGTCCCATGGTTCGACGAGGACCACGTCGTCTTCGCGTATCCAGATGCGTTTTTGCATCTTGCCCGGAATCCGGGCTGTACGCTCGACGCCGTCCATACAGCGTACCTTGACGCGGTTCGCGCCAAGCATGTCCATGACGACGGCGAACACCTCGTCCTCTTCCGGCATCCGCAGGTTCTTCCTGCTGTCGTTGTCGCTCATAGACGGTACTTCGACGGGGAGAGGTTTAAGGTTTGGAAAAATTGGACCGCGAATGCGGTCCGTGGCCGCCGACATGTGGGTGGGACAGACGCCGGGGCCGTACGGAAAAGCGGGCGTCGCAGCGTCGGTCGACTTCAGTCAGCGCCGAGGCAGCCGACCCACGAGCAGTCGGTGCACGTCTCGATACCTTTCGCCGTCGTCGTCACGCCGCGACAGCGCGGACAGACGGACCCGACTTCCGGCGACTGGACGGACTTACTCATCGGTGATGATGTCCGCCGACAGACCCTGTGCCATCTCGATATCTTTGGAGTTGTTCAGCGTCCAGGCAGTGCGCTCAGTGACGGCCTCGATGACC includes:
- the rio1 gene encoding serine/threonine-protein kinase Rio1 translates to MTEGQFGLLDTDDVDSPGDEWEEVDVSDTEADRIARKRDREFSEFRKRIKDADQFKVEASVFDDATYGALYKLVQDGHIDAFGGPISTGKEANVYTALSGETEVAVKVYRINASDFKDMRSYLDGDPRFEGIGSDKKKVVTAWVRKESSNLKRARRAGVRTPEPIAVERNVLVMEYLGTEEGRSKRLSEVHIENPETAYEVVKEYTRRLYDAGLVHGDLSEYNIVFHEGQLYIIDLGQAVTIHHPNADDFLERDCRNVANFFARQGVDATPEELLAYVREYATPKDKTDTAPGSDDDAVPQGTPADRRDDK
- the eif1A gene encoding translation initiation factor eIF-1A: MSDNDSRKNLRMPEEDEVFAVVMDMLGANRVKVRCMDGVERTARIPGKMQKRIWIREDDVVLVEPWDWQDEKADITWRYEKQDADQLREEGHIQE